From the genome of Bacteroidota bacterium:
TGTCTGCCGTCCTTTTTTTACCGGTAAAAAACCTTCAAAAACAAACTTGTCGTTAGGTAAAGCAGAATTTACAAGAGCCGGAACAAAAGCTGTGGCTCCGGGGAGACAATCTATTTCAATTCCACTCTGAACACAAGCTCTGCTCAACAGAAATCCCGGATCGGAAATGGCAGGAGTACCGGCATCGGTTATCATTGCTATTGTCTCACCGTTTTTTATACGCTGAACAAGACTGTCGACAGTTTTATGCTCATTGTGCATGTGATGAGAAATCATTTGTGTAGTAATCTCAAAATGTTTGAGCAATTTAGAAGATGTACGTGTATCCTCAGCGAGAATCAAATCTACCTCATTCAGAACCTTCACGGCTCTAAAAGTCATATCATCCAGATTGCCTATTGGCGTTGGCACCAAATATAATTTCGACATTATGCTTCGAATTTAGATCCAATTATTTCCATAAATCTATCTACATACTTCTCCTGATTATCCCAATCGTGTTCAGGTTTTACGTAATTATCAATAAATTCTTCGACTTCCGAATAGTTATTAAATGAATTTACCTGCGACAATACCCTATTGAAATCCTGTTGATTGCCATCGAATAATTCTTTTACAAATGCAATTCTGTCATTAAGACCTATTTGTACCGAGGTCTTCTTCAATTCATCGTGAAGTGACTTTTGCAAAGCCATACTTTCGTGCAAACTCTGCGGAATATCTTCTTCTTTTTGGCTCTCGACTGCTTTAGAGTCAACTTTTGTGATCTCATCAGCAACAACTTCAATAATATCTTCTTTTACTGCTTCTTTTTTGTCAGCAACAACTTCTTCAGTTATTTCTGGCAGAGTTTCCTGTTTATCATCTACCGCCGTTTCTTCCTTTTTCGCAAGTTCTCCGATACTACCTTCCAAAAACTCTAAAATAACCAACTTATCGCGA
Proteins encoded in this window:
- the rsmI gene encoding 16S rRNA (cytidine(1402)-2'-O)-methyltransferase; translation: MSKLYLVPTPIGNLDDMTFRAVKVLNEVDLILAEDTRTSSKLLKHFEITTQMISHHMHNEHKTVDSLVQRIKNGETIAMITDAGTPAISDPGFLLSRACVQSGIEIDCLPGATAFVPALVNSALPNDKFVFEGFLPVKKGRQTRFKVLAEESRTMIIYESPHKIIKTLKDFATYFGAERRVSISREITKLHEETLRGSVEELIQHFDSKAPKGEMVVIVEGKSTK